CAGCGGCAGCGCGCGGGCCAGCCGCATCGTGCGCGTGCATCGCCTGTGGGAAGCGTATCTCTCCGAATACATGCAGCTTCCCGCCGATCACGTCCACCGCGACGCCGACCAGATCGAGCATATTCTGACTCCCGAACTCGAAGCCAAACTCGAAGAAATCCTCGAAAGGCCCCGCGTGGATCCCCACGGCGAACCGATTCCCTACAGTACGGAGCGATCCGCATGAGCGCCGCCGGCTGGATCGTGCTCGCCGGTGTGCTCACCGGAGTCGCCTGTGGACTGGTCGGCAGTTTTCTCGTGCTCCGCCGCATGGCCATGCTCGGCGACGCCATCAGTCACGCCGTCTTGCCGGGAATCGCCGTCGCGTTTCTCATCACTCATTCACGGCAATCCGTGACCATGCTGATTGGCGCGGCGCTGGTCGGATTGCTCACTGTGTTCATCGTGGACGTCCTACAGCGGCGCGGACGCTTGCAGCACGACGCGTCCATCGGCGTAACCTTCACGTTTCTGTTCGCGCTGGGAGTGATCCTCATTTCCGTCTTCGGCCGCTACGTGGACCTCGATCAGGATTGCGTACTCTTCGGCGAGATCGCGTTCGTGCCGTGGGATACGTGGATGATCGGCGGAACCGACCTCGGCCCGCGCGCCGTCTGGTCACTGGGAGCCGCGCTGATCGTCAATATTCTCTTCATTCTGCTCTTCTATAAGGAACTCAAGATCATCTCCTTCGATCCCGTGCTCGCCCGCAGCCTGGGCGTGCCCGTGACCGCCATTCACTACGGTCTCATGGGCTGCGTCGCGCTCACCACCGTCGCCGCCTTCGAGAGCGTGGGAGCGATTCTGGTGGTGGCGATGCTGGTCGTTCCCGCCGCCGCCGCCTATTTGCTCTCCGAAAAACTGTGGCGGATGATTGCGCTCTCGGCTCTGATCGGCGGCGCGTCCGCGCTCTTGGGATTTTTCTCCGCCGCCGCGCTCGACGTCTCGATTTCCGGCATGATGGCCACGGCCGCGGGCGCGCTCTTCACCATGACTTTCACGTTTCATCTATTGCGCAAGCGCATGCGAACCCGCGAGATCGCGGAATCACCCACTGTGCAACATTCGTAGCCCATTCGAATGTCTTCGCTGAAAGTCTGGCTGCTGGCTTCCCGGCCCAAGACCCTCGTCGCGGCGATTGTTCCCGTCGTCGTCGGCGCGGCCTATGCCAGCCGGTTCACGCCGCTTGATCCCTTCATTGTCGCGTGCATCGCCGTCTCCGCTCTGTGTATTCAGATCGGCACGAACTTCGCCAACGACTACAGCGATCACCAGCGCGGCGCCGACGTCCTTCGCCAAGGCCCGACGCGAGTCACGCAATCGGGACTGGCGAAACCCGCGCACGTGAAACGCGCCGCCGTCATCGTTTTCGCTCTTGCCGTCCTGCTCGGTGTTCCCCTCGTCGTACGCGGCGGCTGGCCGATTCTCCTGATCGGCGTACTCGGTATTCTCTGCGGTTGGGCGTATACCGGCGGCCCGTTTCCTTTTGGCTATCGCGGACTGGGCGAGCTCTTCGTATTCCTGTTTTTCGGTCTGGCAGCCGTGATGGGAACCACCTACCTGCTCACACTCGAGTGGCATCCGCCGAGCGCACTCATCGCGATTCCTTCCGGCCTGCACGCGTCGGCGCTTCTCGCGGTGAACAATCTGCGCGATATCGAGTCCGACTGCGCGGCCGGCAAGCGAACTCTGGCCGTGATGATGGGTCACCGCTTCGCGCAGTGGGAATTTGCGTTGTTCTGTATTCTCCCCTTTGCCGTGCCGGTGGCGCTGTTCTTTCACGGATTCGCGAATCCGATTCTTCTGCCGCTGCTCAGTCTGCCGCTTCTGATCCTGCCCATCGGCATCGTCGTTTCGCGAAATGAACCGACTGCGCTGATTCGCGCGCTCGGAGCCACGGCCCGCCTGCAGCTCGTATTCGGCATTCTCTTCGCAGTGGGACTTGCCCTATGCGTCTTCTCCAAGTGAGATGTGCGAGGCGAGTTCTTCCCCTCGCCCGACCGATTTTCACCTCGCGCAGCGTCATCACCGTTCGCGAAACGATTATCGTAGCAATCCGCGATGAAGTGGGGCGGATCGGTGTCGGTGAGGTGGCTCCCCTGCCCGAGTTTGGCACGGAAACGCTTGATTCGGCCCGCTATGCACTGCAGCGCATCTCCGCTTATATGCCTCTTCCGCCCATGCCTGAAAAGCCGCGGGAGATGGGCCGTTGGCTGTCCAATGTCGAACTCGATTACCGTTCACTTCCCGCCACCTACTTCGGATTCCAATCGGCCTTGCTGGGTCTCCAGTGTCTGACGTTTGGCATGCCGCTCCACCGACTTTTCCCCGAAAAAGCTCGGCCAAGCGTGCCGGTTAACGCGCTGGTGAGCGGTTCCTCGTGGGAGACGATTCAGGACGCGGCCGGTT
The sequence above is a segment of the bacterium genome. Coding sequences within it:
- a CDS encoding zinc ABC transporter permease — translated: SGSARASRIVRVHRLWEAYLSEYMQLPADHVHRDADQIEHILTPELEAKLEEILERPRVDPHGEPIPYSTERSA
- a CDS encoding metal ABC transporter permease; the protein is MSAAGWIVLAGVLTGVACGLVGSFLVLRRMAMLGDAISHAVLPGIAVAFLITHSRQSVTMLIGAALVGLLTVFIVDVLQRRGRLQHDASIGVTFTFLFALGVILISVFGRYVDLDQDCVLFGEIAFVPWDTWMIGGTDLGPRAVWSLGAALIVNILFILLFYKELKIISFDPVLARSLGVPVTAIHYGLMGCVALTTVAAFESVGAILVVAMLVVPAAAAYLLSEKLWRMIALSALIGGASALLGFFSAAALDVSISGMMATAAGALFTMTFTFHLLRKRMRTREIAESPTVQHS
- a CDS encoding 1,4-dihydroxy-2-naphthoate polyprenyltransferase, translated to MSSLKVWLLASRPKTLVAAIVPVVVGAAYASRFTPLDPFIVACIAVSALCIQIGTNFANDYSDHQRGADVLRQGPTRVTQSGLAKPAHVKRAAVIVFALAVLLGVPLVVRGGWPILLIGVLGILCGWAYTGGPFPFGYRGLGELFVFLFFGLAAVMGTTYLLTLEWHPPSALIAIPSGLHASALLAVNNLRDIESDCAAGKRTLAVMMGHRFAQWEFALFCILPFAVPVALFFHGFANPILLPLLSLPLLILPIGIVVSRNEPTALIRALGATARLQLVFGILFAVGLALCVFSK